One Plasmodium vinckei vinckei genome assembly, chromosome: PVVCY_09 genomic region harbors:
- a CDS encoding A/G-specific adenine glycosylase, putative, with product MGHLESNSKLKKSVDQNDKQINLGNDKKRKKKGEKKGEKNGGKNQEKSKHIEQKIKTENKRIEQNEAYEYHYNLIKKNSFILKKSLLEWYYKHRRKLPWRNDQPPYTTNINIQTQINKDCDIRNYFFKARDNTKLNDEADTKNENVVVNKNCDKTLTTEITNTIEEIKESVKNDQIETANCLDNNILKSENFNKQIESIPKLIDQNEETEKLQLRGYQIYISEVMLQQTKVATVLNFYLKWMNKWPTIFDLVKSNLDDILTEWKGLGYYNRAKNLLDCCKVVVNKYNGIFPNDLKLLKELPGIGNYTAKAISIHLYNSKDICVDTNIIRIFSRITDTINYHGSTILAQHSEEVSNILCTDTCNYSDFNQALMDLGSSICNSSPQCSICPLNKYCLIYSKENYKNVKNKRRKINGKIKLELETDQQSNLDHPNNCTLCVKDRNVDIKLVPLAKLKTKKKKNCLILIIKKSDTYNDTTKENQNKDQLDNYNYLMVKNTDSNLFSMHYLFPFILIEDFTPEAYSMHLNSLLTKLSLNNTKSDSFIYIGNFKHIFSHLIYDTYIYTCIVHNSENENIGYEHVWIKLKDIKDFMHNSFCENIVEHYKKSVNEKKAIISEFFE from the exons ATGGGTCACCTCGAAAGTAATTCGAAACTGAAAAAGAGTGTTGATCAAAATGATAAGCAGATAAATCTGGggaatgataaaaaaagaaaaaaaaaaggagaaaaaaaaggagaaaaaaatggggGAAAAAACCAAGAAAAAAGTAAACACATcgaacaaaaaataaaaacagaAAATAAACGCATCGAACAAAATGAAGCATATGAATATCATTATAACctgattaaaaaaaatagctttattttaaaaaaaagtttattaGAATGGTATTATAAACATCGAAGAAAATTACCATGGAGAAATGATCAACCACCATAtacaacaaatataaatatacaaacacaaataaataaagattgTGATATTCGaaactattttttcaaagcACGAGACAATACTAAATTAAATGATGAAGCTGATACAAAAAACGAAAATGTTGTAGTCAACAAAAATTGTGATAAAACTTTAACTACGGAAATTACGAATACCATTGAAGAAATAAAGGAGTCtgtaaaaaatgatcaAATAGAAACTGCAAACTGTTTGGACaataacattttaaagtctgaaaattttaacaaACAGATTGAAAGTATTCCTAAACTGATAGatcaaaatgaagaaacaGAAAAACTCCAATTGCGAGGATATCAAATATACATTAGTGAAGTAATGTTACAACAAACAAAAGTAGCTACTGTATTAaacttttatttgaaatgGATGAATAAATGGCCAACTATTTTTGATTTAGTAAAAAGTAATTTAGATGATATATTAACAGAATGGAAAGGTTTAGGATATTACAATCGAgctaaaaatttattagatTGCTGTAAAGTAgttgtaaataaatataatggaATCTTCCCtaatgatttaaaattattaaaagaattaCCAGGAATTGGAAATTATACAGCTAAAGCTATTtctatacatttatataattcaaaaGATATATGTGTTGATActaatattattagaaTATTTTCTAGAATTACAGATACTATAAATTATCATGGTTCTACTATTTTAGCTCAACATAGTGAAGAAGTAagcaatatattatgtacaGATACATGTAATTATTCAGACTTCAATCAAGCTCTAATGGATTTAGGATCAAGTATATGTAATTCATCTCCTCAATGCTCAATTTGCCCATTAAATAAGTATTGTCTTATTTAttcaaaagaaaattataaaaatgttaaaaataaacgtagaaaaattaatggaaaaattaaaCTCGAACTTGAAACAGATCAGCAATCCAATTTGGATCATCCAAATAATTGCACATTATGTGTTAAGGACAGAAATGTAGATATTAAGCTTGTTCCTTTAgctaaattaaaaacaaaaaaaaaaaaaaattgcctcattttaataataaaaaaaagtgatacCTATAATGATACTACTAaagaaaatcaaaataaggACCAATTAGACaactataattatttgatgGTTAAAAATACAGATTCAAATCTATTTTCGATGCATTATCTGTTTCCATTTATACTTATAGAGGATTTCACACCAGAAGCATACAGCATG cACTTAAATAGTTTATTAACTAAACTTAGCTTAAATAATACTAAATCGGATTCCTTTATATAc attggaaattttaaacatatattttcccATTTGATATATGatacttatatttatacttgTATTGTCCATAATTCG gaaaatgaaaatataggATATGAGCATGTGtggataaaattaaaagatatCAAG GACTTCATGCACAACTCGTTTTGTGAAAACATAGTTGAGCATTATAAGAAAAGCGtgaatgaaaaaaaggCAATTATTTCTGAATTTTTCGAATAA
- a CDS encoding phosphatidylinositol-4-phosphate 5-kinase, putative, with product MGNKCSCIEISNEKYKCLQDDEYLKTHGLQSMGLEGIETNIAEENEEDNYFYRYESKKSITDHGEELKQNESTDCIVNVKRILNYIKEYEPDFLLFFNEKNSTSLIFLKYIIMNYSTYIMYIDTGVIYIGEINENNEKNGLGIIITPDQCIYIGEFEDDKITGFGLYIHYSKSKYIGYWKNGKANSYGIFIHPDGTFYKGLWLNDKQNKKGIEYVNNNYIFLGNYIKGEKNGFGAFIWKNESIYIGHIKNNFFSKRGIYFLNKNKIYISKWKYNCLHGKCEIFWLDKRQYLGNHNNNNKQGIGIYKWNDGRIYFGNWNNNKQHGHGIFIIIKHFKNYENYINNPFFLFFKCTQKIKKYFLLNIKKEEFLHTGQINQLLQKIENNCHNYNFYYFLLTLLHINYYELCSSYFEFLRIKKLNNFKYNFEFYKKINTHISSATNEYIIENLSGQNTQISNSFFWLSPEDKLNKDELKNKQKKNIKNVENIKQVRVVSNLENAKYTHDEENKITVPLHYEQNDNNFEDIENLKNYLNLINLSYINENDINIQHPLFSYASNNIIIKLGKWKNGELQNWIYSTENGMTNENTQINADQIMEYSEEMIDNNIKEKIKKKKKKKKIRHTFP from the coding sequence atgggaaaTAAATGCAGCTGTATAGAAATtagtaatgaaaaatataagtgtCTACAAGATGATGAATATTTGAAAACTCATGGACTTCAATCGATGGGTTTAGAAGGAATAGAAACAAATATAGCAGAAGAAAACGAAGaagataattatttttatcggtatgaaagtaaaaaaagtataacaGATCATGGAGAAGAATTAAAGCAAAATGAATCAACAGATTGCATAGTTAATgtaaaaagaatattaaattatataaaagaatatgagcccgattttttattattttttaatgaaaaaaattcaacaagtttaatttttttaaaatatataattatgaattatagtacatatattatgtatatagaTACAGGTGTAATTTATATTGgtgaaataaatgaaaacaatgaaaaaaatggttTAGGAATTATTATAACACCTGATcagtgtatatatataggtgAATTTGaagatgataaaataaCTGGGTTtggattatatatacattattctaaaagtaaatatataggaTATTggaaaaatggaaaagCAAATAGTTAtggaatatttatacacCCTGATGGAACATTTTATAAAGGCCTTTGGTTAAATGATaagcaaaataaaaaaggtatagaatatgttaataataattatatatttttaggaaattatattaaaggagaaaaaaatgggtTTGGAGCTTTTATATGGAAAAATGAATCGATCTATATAgggcatataaaaaataatttttttagtaaaagaggtatatattttttaaataaaaataaaatatatataagtaaatggaaatataattgtttaCATGGAAAATGTGAAATATTCTGGTTAGACAAAAGACAATATCTAGGTAACCACAACAACAACAATAAACAAGGGATAGGAATATACAAATGGAATGATGGACGGATTTATTTTGGAAAttggaataataataaacaacATGGACAtggtatatttattataataaaacattttaaaaattatgaaaactatataaataatccttttttccttttttttaaatgtacacaaaaaataaaaaaatattttttattaaatattaaaaaagaggAATTTTTACATACTGGACAAATTAATCAactattacaaaaaattgaaaataattgccataattataatttttattattttttacttacattattacatattaattattatgagTTATGCTCATCCTATTTTGAATTTCTtaggataaaaaaattaaacaattttaagtacaattttgaattttacaaaaaaataaatacacatatatcTTCTGCAAccaatgaatatataattgaaaatCTGTCTGGACAAAATACCCAAATTTCTAATTCTTTCTTTTGGTTAAGCCCTGaagataaattaaataaagatgagttaaaaaataaacaaaaaaaaaacataaaaaatgtagaaaatataaaacaagtTCGAGTTGTTTCCAATTTAGAAAATGCTAAATACACACATGATGaggaaaacaaaataactGTTCCTTTACattatgaacaaaatgataataattttgaagatattgaaaatttaaaaaattatttaaatttaataaatttaagctatataaatgaaaatgatataaatatacaacatccattattttcttatgcatcaaataatattattattaaattgggaaaatggaaaaatggTGAATTACAAAACTGGATCTATTCTACTGAAAATGGTATGACTAATGAAAATACTCAAATAAATGCTGACCAAATTATGGAATATAGTGAAGAAATGATAgacaataatataaaagaaaaaatcaaaaaaaaaaaaaaaaaaaaaaaaatcagaCATACTTTTCCAtaa
- a CDS encoding phosphatidylinositol-4-phosphate 5-kinase, putative yields MKKKTMKKNKLVKKQSEQSSNEKENIWADELKKRKRNKDNTEVEPNMKSNKKGLDKDQNKEKHDKKKYDKNNKKLSHTSSYSTSVDISTISESLNSFDKEDKKMRRNKNHSQSTDSNTSKSNSSIEMEKRQENEDGPNININKEKEFYNNILNKNKMDDKSNLVNFSKFEKYHKSESSEKSNNDKEKNFKKEKNLRTNINLEYIKKNRDIFEDKKNSNYYEENISPSKDSNNKTKVTKQIKKKKDIIKHGPISNSCSSRKSINSYDKLERKKKGKNQTKGNGKYKKNAISQNYDLPKKGFSLIWSLKKMKNSHQSAKDDIAFEAPEKNNYNEMDHDNENIKKPKQSFFKKFLGVSKVNQQK; encoded by the coding sequence atgaaaaaaaaaacaatgaaaaaaaataagctaGTAAAAAAACAGTCTGAACAATCATCTaatgaaaaggaaaatatttgGGCAGATGAACTGAAGAAAAGAAAACgaaataaagataatacCGAGGTAGAACCAAATATGAagagtaataaaaaaggtcTTGATAAGgatcaaaataaagaaaaacatgataaaaaaaaatacgataaaaataataaaaaattatcacaCACATCCTCCTATAGTACAAGTGTTGATATCTCTACAATAAGTGAGTCATTAAATTCCTTTGATAAGGAAGATAAAAAGATGAggagaaataaaaatcataGTCAAAGTACAGATAGCAATACTAGCAAATCGAATTCTTCAAttgaaatggaaaaaagaCAAGAGAACGAGGACGGACCAAACATAAACATCAATAAAGAAAAggaattttataataatattttaaataaaaataaaatggatgataaatcaaatttagtaaatttttcaaaatttgaaaaatatcataaatCAGAAAGTAGtgaaaaaagtaataatgataaagaaaaaaattttaaaaaggaaaaaaatttaagaacaaatataaatttagaatatataaaaaaaaatagagatatatttgaagacaaaaaaaatagtaattattatgaagaaaatatatcccCATCAAAagatagtaataataaaactaaagttacaaaacaaattaaaaaaaaaaaggatataataaaacatggACCTATAAGTAACAGTTGCAGTAGTCGAAAAAGTATCAATAGTTATGATAAACTtgaaaggaaaaaaaaaggaaaaaatcaGACAAAGggaaatggaaaatataaaaaaaatgctattTCTCAAAATTATGATTTACCGAAGAAAGggttttcattaatatggagtcttaaaaaaatgaaaaattcaCATCAATCTGCTAAAGATGATATAGCATTTGAAGCAcccgaaaaaaataattataatgaaatggatcatgataatgaaaatattaaaaaaccAAAACagtctttttttaaaaagtttttaGGAGTTAGTAAAGTTAatcaacaaaaataa